In Desulfobulbaceae bacterium, the following are encoded in one genomic region:
- the xerD gene encoding site-specific tyrosine recombinase XerD: MGYPPTPLILCLDRFLLFLAAERQLAPNTIAAYQADMTFFFKHLTSATITSLEQVSSAHLRDFLHSSHQAGRSARSNARRLSAIRCFFQFLLSQDLILHDPTVGIDLPKIKQSLPKSLNLSEVDLLLAAADQQDPLSIRNAAMLHLLYGTGLRVSELVGMPIAGLNLASGYLRILGKGSKERLVPFGDETRERISHYLLSSRPLILKVRSSRFLFVTRRGTAMTRLRFWQIIQKVCLRQGILKKISPHTLRHSFATHLVENGADLRTVQMMLGHADIATTQIYTHVDGSRLKKAHKKFHPRG, from the coding sequence ATGGGGTACCCCCCTACCCCGCTCATCCTCTGTCTCGACCGGTTCCTCCTCTTCCTGGCGGCGGAACGGCAGTTAGCGCCCAACACCATAGCTGCCTACCAGGCAGACATGACCTTTTTTTTCAAGCACCTGACCTCCGCCACAATAACTTCGCTTGAGCAGGTCTCTTCCGCTCACCTTCGCGATTTCCTGCACTCCTCCCATCAGGCAGGCCGCTCCGCCCGCAGCAATGCCCGTCGCCTCTCTGCCATTCGCTGTTTTTTTCAATTCCTGCTCTCCCAAGACCTGATTCTGCATGACCCCACAGTGGGAATCGATCTGCCCAAGATCAAACAATCGCTGCCCAAATCGTTAAATTTAAGCGAAGTAGATCTCCTCCTAGCGGCAGCAGACCAGCAAGACCCTCTATCAATCCGCAACGCCGCCATGCTCCACCTTCTCTACGGCACAGGACTACGGGTCTCGGAACTGGTAGGCATGCCGATAGCCGGACTCAATTTAGCCTCTGGATATCTCCGGATTCTCGGCAAAGGAAGCAAAGAACGCCTGGTCCCTTTTGGTGACGAGACGAGGGAGCGGATCTCTCACTATCTCTTAAGCAGCCGCCCACTCATCCTGAAGGTCCGGTCCAGTCGCTTTCTCTTTGTCACCCGCCGCGGGACAGCGATGACCAGACTCCGATTCTGGCAAATCATCCAGAAAGTGTGTCTCCGTCAAGGAATCTTGAAAAAGATCAGCCCACACACCCTCCGCCACTCCTTCGCCACCCATCTCGTCGAAAACGGGGCTGACCTCCGCACCGTCCAAATGATGCTTGGCCACGCCGACATCGCCACCACCCAGATCTACACCCACGTCGATGGCAGCCGCCTAAAGAAAGCCCATAAAAAATTTCACCCCAGGGGGTGA